The following is a genomic window from Niabella soli DSM 19437.
TACAAGACCCGTTCAAACCTGGAACCCGGTAAAAATAAACTTCCAACACGTAGGGTTGCTGATAAAAGATGCCTGGCGTACCCGCAGTTGGAAGGACAGGTGCCGCATCTGGCTGATGCCCACCGGCTGGCGCCCGGCTGATGTAAGGGAAAAATTCCCTGTTCGTAAAATTGAGAACGTTTACCAATTTGAAAAATATAATCCGCTCCTTAGCACCCCGGCAAAAGTTTGGCTGTGGATCCAGTTAACCATCCTGCTCTTTTTTATTTGCTTTCTTTTTGGGAATATAGCGGCGATAGGGTCGCCGGGCATTTTTTATTACGGACTTTTCATCTTTCTTTTTGTTTATGCATTAGCCGAATTAATGGATGGCAACCGGTTTACCTGGATATGGGAGGGCCTGAAAGCGCTTTGCGGGGGATGGATTATATACGCCGGGGGCGATTGGTTCACGCTAAAAACTTTTACGCCCTTTGGATGGGCAATCGTGCTGGGGTATTTGATCATTTCACTTATCGTCACCAGCATTTTTTCTGCAAATACGAAAGCAGCCTTGTAAATATGCCGATAAGATCTGGACAGTTTTAAAAACATTCAAAAGGATTTCCGTGTAAAGCTGTGAGCAAATAAAACAGAATCCGATCTCATCCACCGTGGTACTAAATAAATTAGCAGTATCTTTAGGGATTCAAACAATAGTAGACTATGACCCCATTAGCTGAACGCTTAAGGCCCATGACTTTAGATGAGCTGGCCGGGCAGGAGCACCTTACCGGGAAAGGCAGTATCCTCCGGAAATCTATTGAAACCGGCACGGTACCCAGCATGATCCTCTGGGGGCCGCCCGGTGTTGGTAAAACTACTATTGCAACCATTATTGCCAATACCGTCAACCGCCCGTTCATCGCGTTAAGCGCTATATCATCCGGGGTAAAAGATATAAGAGATGCCATTGCAACGGCCACTGCAAGCAGGGGGGCTATTTTATTTATTGATGAGATCCATCGTTTTAATAAAAGTCAGCAGGACGCCTTGCTGGGCGCCGTGGAAAAAGGGATCATCACCTTAATTGGCGCTACCACCGAAAATCCTTCTTTTGAAGTGAACAGTGCCTTGCTGAGCCGGTGCCAGGTTTATGTGCTGAAAGCCCTGGAAGAAAAAGACCTCATCCGGGTGTTGCATACGGCAATGGAGCAGGATGAGAAAATAAAAGCGAAACAGGTTACCTTAAAGGAAACAGATGCGCTGATCACCATTTCCGGCGGTGATGCCCGTAAGTTGTTAAACCTCTTTGAAATTGTTTGTGAGGCGCAGAAAGCGCCTGTAGTCATTACGGACGAACGCGTAATGGAAATTGCGCAAAAAAAAATAGCCTTATACGATAAGTCGGGTGAGCAGCATTATGATATTATTTCTGCCTTCATCAAATCCATCCGCGGCAGCGATCCTAATGCCGCGGTATATTGGCTGGCCCGGATGATCGAAGGGGGTGAAGACCTAAAGTTCATTGCCCGCCGCATGGTCATTTCCGCAAGTGAAGATATTGGCATGGCCAACGCCAATGCACTGCTTTTAGCCAATGCCACTTTTGATGCCGTAACAAAGATCGGTTATCCCGAAGCCAACCTGATCTTGTCACAATGCGCCATCTACCTGGCCACCTCTCCTAAAAGTAATGCCGCCTGTATGGCTATTGGCAAGGCATTGTCAACAGTAAACAATACAGGCGACCTGCCGGTGCCTCTGCACATCCGCAATGCGCCCACCCGGCTGATGAAAGACCTGAATTACGGCAAAGGCTATCAGTATTCACACAACTTTGAAAACAATTTCAGCGAACAGGAATACCTTCCCGAGAAAATTGCGGGCACTTCTTTTTACGAACCAGGAGTCAACGCGCGTGAACAGGAACTGCGCAATTATTTAAAAAAACTGTGGAAAGAAAAATATAACTACTGATGCAAGAACCCAATATCGAGTGGACCTGCAAGGCTTTTGCAGACTTGTCAACAATCGAATTATACCAGATCCTGCAATTACGGGCGGCCGTTTTTGTAGTGGAGCAGCACTGCGTTTACCAGGATCTTGATGGAAAGGATCTGAAGGGGTATCATTTAATCGGTTGGCATAATGGCGCTGCTGTTGCTTATACGCGGTTACTACCCAAAGACGTTTCTTATCGGGAGCAATCGATCGGACGTGTGGTAACGGCGCAAACCTATAGGGCCTTAGGTCTTGGGCGGGTATTAATGGAACAGAGCATTGAAGCCAGCTACCGTTTGTTTGGCAAAAATCCCATCCGCATTGGCGCCCAGCAACACCTTAAACGCTTTTATGAATCCCTGGGCTTTCAACAAGCAAGCGACGTATATGAAGAGGATGGGATTCCGCATATTGAAATGGTGAAAAGCTAACCGCGCCACCTTCGTTGGTGTTGAGTCCGGCCATGAGCACAGAAAAAACACCAACGGCTTTCCGCCGCCGGTGTTATCGCCGCTGTAGGTGTTGCGTACAGCAGCGAGCGAGGGCAAAACACCCACAGCACTATTAGTTGGTGTTCTGCCATCGCCCCAGGCTCCACTCAACACCAACTAAGGAATAATTTTTCGTATCTTTCAGTATGCTATCCTTAATCACTGAATACCCGGCTTTTTTCACCGCTACCAACCTGGAATGGAAGGCGCTCCTGAAACCCGACAAATACAAGGACATTATCATCAACAGTCTGCGGTTTTTAGTAACTGCTAAACGCGTTAAGATTTTTGCTTTCGTAATCATGCGCAACCATATACATTTGATATGGCAGATGATGCCCGATCATTCACCTGATGCAGTGCAACGCGACTTTTTGAAATACACGGCACAGCGGATAAAGAAAGATCTGGAGCGTTTGCATCCAGACACATTGCAGCACTTTAGGGTTGACGCAAAAGACAGAGCATATCAGTTTTGGGAGCGAAACGCATTAAGCATAGAATTACGTTCACACCCGGTTTTTATGCAAAAACTCAATTACATCCATCAAAACCCAGTAAAAGCGAGAATTTGTAAATTTCCTGAAGCATACAAATATTCATCAGCCGGGTTTTATGAAACGGGGAAAGACTATTGGGGATTTTTAACACATTACCACGATTGAATGCAACCGTCGCTGTGGGTGTTGAGTGGGGCAGTGAGCAAGGGCAAAACACCCACAGCACTATTCGTCTCCGTTGGTGTTGCGCGCGGCCATGAACGTAGGAAAACACCAACGGCTTCGCCTTGTTTGTTGGTGTTTTATCCGGCTTCTCTCCCACGCGCAACACCAGCAAAGGCTACCTGCTCCTGAACACAATTGTATCAGTAACGGCTACTTTCGCCGGTTTCAATGTTGCCGTATAAGCTAAATTGAACTTATAAATTTTGGCAGGTTTCAAATTAAGGGCAGCCGGTTTATCGCTTTTTATTGTAGAAGGCGACGCTTTATCGTCCTCCGCCTCCTTTTTATACCCTTTTACTTCAACAGGGATTAATTTTAAGGTTTGCCCTTCACGGGCAGGTGCAGCCTTCGTTTGTCTGGTTCCATAACCTGTTACTATTACTTCTTGCAGGGGCCTTTTTACACCATAACCCACAACCACTACCTCGTCTGGTTTTTTGGCCGGTTGCGGGGCCTTATCGCTCTTCTCATCATTTGTGTGTATTTCTATCACCCCATTTTTCGCTTTTTCGCCATATTCCATTTCCCTTGCCTTATCATTCTTAAACACATTTATCGATTTGATCTTCTCGGAATTTATATTTTTAAGAGCAGCCTTGTCCATCATCTTTCCGTCAAGCAGATACACGCCGTCGAACCTTTCAAAAGCTACCCCGGCAGATTCTGTATGCACCACACCATTGCCATCTGGACTAACCGTTCCATTGGCATTCTTTGCTGTAATACGCACCCCGGCAACTGCGCCATGTAACCGTAATTCTGGGGTTAGTAAAGTATCATCCGTGTTCTTTAGCCGCAATTGAATATTGCCTCGGTTACTAGAATCGACTACCATAACTCCTTCTTTTTTGGTTGTTATAATTACCACACCATTCCTTCCTTTTTCTCCATACAATTTCTCTGCGGTATTGTCTTTCAAAACTGATATCGATTGGATCGTATTGGCATCAATTTCACTAAGACCTTTTTTGCTGTCAAGCTCCTTTCCATCTACAATGTACAATGGAGGATTTACAGATACTGCGGTACGTGGCGACCGGCGCATCACATATACGGAATCAAACCCAAAGTCCCTTTCTCCATCCTGGCTCAAATGCATTTTTGCCGCGGGTGCGTGTCCATATTCCCGTTCGTATTTTTCCTTATTGGCATCCCATTCAGACCTGCGCATCCTTGTAACAATATCGGCAGGATCTTTTATATTCTTACTGAAGCCTGCATTCGCTACAACTACGTAATATTTCTTTTGACCCGGTTTGGACGGAGTGGTGTCCTTTGGGATCAATGCCAATTGCAGTTCTTTTTGGATAGTTTCGCTTAAGCTGCCGGTTGCCTTAGCGGGCAATTCTGTGGTAGCGCTCCCGGCTTCTTTTTTTACTTCGCGCAGTACTTCTTTTCTAAAAGCCAATAGCAGCACCGCCACTACGGGCAAGAGGAATAAGAATTTTGCCAGGTGCACCCTCGCCGACCTAAGAGTATTCATCATAGCAATCCTGTTTTTTAAAGAAGAAAAATTAAAATGATTGGTAAACGCAAATTGTTTATTGCCCATTACCTTCAGCAACAGGTACTGATATTCCTTCTTATCCATCCCGTTTTGGAGCACCTGTTTGTCTGCCAGAAACTCCAGGTTCTGCTTGATGCTTTTTCGCAACAGCCAAACAAAAGGGTTAAACCAAAGCAGGATGCAAAGCAATTCGCTCCAGATAATATCCAGCGTATGCTTTTGTTTTACATGCACAAATTCGTGCCGGATAATCTCTTCCAATTCTTCGCCGCTGTGCAATTCAGTATTAATGAAAATAGCGTTACCAAAGGAAAAAGGCCGCATATCTTCATCCAACTGGTAAATACGCGTACGATCGTCAGATATCAGTTGTGCCTTTCTTTTAATGCGTAGAAAAGAGCAGAACATGATCAGGAAACGGGCCAGTAAGATCAATGACCCCAGGGCAGCGATAAGCAGCACCCAGTCCCAGGTAGTTAAGGATTCAAAAAAAGAGGGATCGGTGGCTGCAGAAGAAAAACCAAATACGGGAATCAGTTGCACCAGGGCATTTCGATCCAGTTCTTTTTTTTGCAACTCAGGCATAATATCAATCAACGGAATGATAAAGCTCAGCATGCTATACCCCAACAGGTACCAACGGTTCCAGCCATAAAAGGTAAGCCTCCTTAACAGTAGCTGGTAAAACAAATGTACCACCGCAAGACAAATACTCAATTTCAGAATATAATCAATAATGACAGGCATGGGAGGAAATTGAAAATTTAAAATTAAGAATGTAAAATTTAGAACGCAGCGTTTAGCATTGAGCGTTTCCGGTGATCAGTTTTTTAGCCATCAGTTTTCAGTAGTTTACAAAACGAGCTGACTGCTGACCGCTGATAACTGAAAACTATTTCTTCTTACCCGATTCAATCAGCTTTACAATATCTTTCAGTTCCTGGGCCGATAATTTTTTCTGATCTACAAAAAAGTTCACCAGCTCCTTGTACGAATTGCTGAAATAGTCTTTTACAACATTGCCCATAAATTTCCGTTTATACTCTTCTTCAGAAATAGCCGGCTTGTATACATATACATTGCCAAAAAGGCGCGCCGACACATATCCCTTTTTCTCCAGGTTCTTAATAGTAGAAGCCACTGTAGTATAAGGCAGTTGTTCAGACATCAGATCCATAAAAGCTTTTACATTCCCTTCGCCTACCTGCCATATGGCTAACATTAACTGTTCTTCCTGTGCTGATAAATTTTTCATTCTATTACGATTTGAAAATAAAACTACGAAATATTCGTAATTAAAAAAATATTTTTTCCCTTTTTTAAGACAACCCATCCCGTGGATTCTCCATCCTATTATTATCTTTGACGTACATTTTTTATAAAACAAACAAAATGAAGTATTTAGTTTTTCTTTTTATTGCAATAATAAGTTTTTTGCCCGGTTACAGCCAGGGGCTGCCCCCCTATAAACAATACCGCACCATTCCCGCGGTAAAATTATTGAACCCTGACAGCACCGGCTATGAGTTAAAAGCAAAACTCCAGAAAAATAAACCGGTACTGATCATGATATTCAGCCCGGAATGTGACCACTGCAAACATGAAACGGAGGAAATGCTGAAAAATATCGACAAGTACAAAGATATCCAGATCGTAATGGCCACCCCCCTGCCCCTTAAAGAAATGGCCGGTTTTATTACCCATTACCAACTGCAAAAATATCCCAATATTCTTGTAGGCCGTGATTATTCTTATACCTTCCCCGTATACTACAATATCAAGAACCTCCCCTTCCACGCTTTTTATAATGCCAACAAACAACTCATTACTGCGTTTGAAGGAAGTATGTCCAGCCAGGCCGTATTAAAAATATTCGGTAAATAATTATTCTTTTTTTGAAACGGCAGCCTGGTAGAAAAGCGGAAACTCTTTTCTCCAGGCTGCTTCATTATGATGCCCCCCGCTTCGTATTACAACAGTGACACGGGATTTTGAAACCGCCGTAAGCCCTTGCGCAGCCTTTAACAGATCATTGGGCATCGTATCTCCTTCCTGCATACCCACATAAAAATAAACGAACGCATTCAGAGCCGGCCCGAGCTTTTTTATATCACCATAGATCTTATCATCCGTTACCCAGAAAGACGGAGAAAAAACACCAACATTGCCGAACAGCTTTGGATATTTTAATGCGGTATAAAAAGAGATCAGTCCGCCCATAGAACTGCCGGCTATAAAAGTATTTGTTTTGCTTTTTAACGTGCGATAATGTTTATCAATATAAGGTTTTAGGGTTTCCCCCAGGAAAGAAGCATACAAGTCTCCTTCCGCGCCGGGAATCTTTTTTACACCATAAGGGCAATACTCATTCAGCCGCTTATCGCCGCCATTATCAATGGCTACAACAATAGCGCGCGGAAGAGCGGTCTGGTCCATAAACCCATCCACATCCCATTCCCCTGCAAACGAGGTATAAGCGTCAAAAATATTTTGCCCATCCTGAAGGTATACCACCGGGTACCGCTTTTGATTCTTGTTATAGCCCGGAGGCAGGTAAATTCTTAAAGTACGGTAGCGCTTTAACTGCGGTAGATAAAACCGGTCCAGTATCGTTACATTTTTACTTGCCGTATGCATTTTTTCACTTTTTGTAAAATGATCCTGCCATCCTTTAACAACAATATGAATAACGGTATCGGAGTTTAATTGCAGGCTTCGATTACCGGCGCGCTCCCCGCCGGGACCCGCTTCACCCTGCTCCCAGCTTCCCCCGGTAAGTTTAAACTCAATAGCGCCCTTCTTTACCGGAACAGAAAGCGCATAGCTGCCTGCTTGTTTTTGAAACTGGTAATTACTGGCATTTGGATTCCATCCGTTCATAGTGCCTGCAAGAAAAATCGTTGCATTTGCAGGGGTATAAGATGGGAAAGAATCCAGGACAACAGAAAGTTGGTACGATTGCGCCGTAGCTACCGTATAACTCAGCAGCATCATGCTTGCCAGGAAAAAATGTGTTTTCACCTGCTGAAATTACGACTGTTTGTTTTAAAAAAGATTCTTTACCCAAACGGAAACCATAATCGGATGGCTTTCATTATTTTTGACCAAATTGATCCTAATGATAAAAAAGCTTCCCCTGCTGCTGCTTGTCCTTTTGACCTCCTTTTCAGGCAGTGCACAGCATGTTGTAAAACGTCCAAAATTAGTAGTAGGCATTGTAGTAGACCAAATGCGCTGGGATTACCTGTATCGTTATGCCGACCGATACGGCAAAGGCGGTTTTAACCGGCTGCTGAATGATGGGTTTTCCTGCGAAAATACCTTTATCAGTCACTTGCCTTCGTTTACGGCTGTAGGGCACACCACCATTTTTACCGGGTCCGTTCCCGCAATACATGGCATTGCCGGTAACGACTGGATCGATGAGGCCACCGGAAAATCGGTTTACTGTACCGATGATTCCACCGTACAGGGAGTAGGAAGCACTTCAAAAGCGGGAAAAATGTCTCCCAGAAATAACCTGGCTAGCACCATTACAGATGAATTGAAACTGGCGACCAACTTCCGCTCAAAAGTGGTGGGTGTTTCCCTGAAAGACAGGGCTTCGATTTTGCCCGCCGGGCATACCGCCGATGGCGCTTTCTGGTTCGACGATGAAAGCCGCCGGTTTATTTCCAGCACCTGGTATATGAAAGAACTGCCGCAATGGACAAACGAATTTAACGGCAAAAAAGAACCGGAAGCCCTGGCGGCAAAACCCTGGACCACTTTATATCCTATTAATACCTACACACAAAGCACTGCTGACGATGTTCCCTGGGAAGGAAAATTCAAAGGGGAAAAAACGACTGCCTTTCCGCATGATATAAGCGAACCTTTCAAAACGGATCCGGATGTGATCCGGAGCTCCCCTTACGGTAATACCCTGACGCTGGACTTTGCAAAAGCCGCCTTAGACGGTTACAAATTAGGAACAGGTTCTTTTACTGATTTTCTTACGATCAATTGCGCTTCCACTGATTATGTGGGCCACAAGTACGGACCTAACTCGATTGAAGTAGAAGACGTTTATTTACGGCTGGATAAAGATCTGGAAGCTTTTTTTAATTACCTCGATCAAAAAATAGGCAAAGGCAAATACCTCGTTTTCCTGACAGCAGATCACGGCGCGGCACATTCGATCGGCTTTATGCAAAACCACAAAATACCTGCAGATTTTTTGCAGGATGGAAAAATGGTAACGGCATTGAACGAGCTATTGAAAAAGCAATTCGGGGCAGATAAGCTGATACTGTCCGGCGCAAACTACCAGATCCATTTTGACAATAAACAGATAGCTGAAAAAAAATTAGATTACGCCGCCATTAAAAAAACAGCAGTGTCTTTTTTGCAAAAACAGCATGGCGTGCAATTTGTGGCCGACCTGGGTAATATTGGAAGCGAATCCATTCCGGAACCCATTAAAACGATGATCATAAACGGGTATAATTATAAACGTTCCGGCCCAATCGAGATCATTCCCGACCCTGCCTGGTTTAGCGGAAAACCCGGAGGCACCGGAACCACACATGGTACCTGGAGCCCGCATGATACGCATATTCCATTACTCTGGTACGGCTGGGGCATTCAGCCTGGTAAATTAACCCGGGAAGTGCATATGACCGATATTGCGCCTACGCTTGCGGCCCTGTTACATATTCAGCGGCCCAACGGATGCGTGGGTGCGGTGATACCTGAAGTAGCAAAATAAAAACTTTTGGAAGCGGAAAGTCCAAAACAATGTCTTTCCGGCAATGTCCATAGCGATTCGGGGCGTCCTTCGCCTCAAACTTTTATTTTATACGAAACTGAGTCATATTTCAGACCAGTTCTTTCCCATGTTAGTCACTGCTTTTCTCTATTTCTTTCGTCTTACCGTTATTTGATTTTCAAAGATTTCTAAAACACCTTCTACTTCTTGATTTTTAAATAAAACAACCATTTGTCCGTTATTTTTCAAAAAAACTTCTGGATTGTATGTCCAAATGCTTTTGTCAGAAACAGTATCAATGGTTAGGAATCTATTATTTTCAATCTTGGTTAGGAATGTTTTTTTAAAGTCAGTAACAATATGATACAATTGTCCATTGTATGGAAATGAAGCAAGTATCAATACGCCAATGCTGTCAACTAACTGTTTCGTCCCATTTGTTGATGTTGACTCGTCATCACCAACATACTTAACAATTGCTTTTCTGTTTCTTGGCTTAGGCAGTTCAAAAACGACCATTAACTCAGGATTGCTAATTTCAAGAATTTCCGAAAATCCTCTCATATGAGCCAATGTGTTTGTTATGTAATATTTTCCGTTCAGTTTGTTAACTACTACAGCACAAGTTGAAGCAGCAGAATATTCAATGCCCGTCTTTTTGTTTTTGAATTTTATTGTCCCGCCCCATTCACCGTTACAAGTCTTTGATACAATATATAAACTGTCTTCAAAAATATTATTTGAATTTATTCTGAAGTCGTTTTTGCTAAACCCGTCTTGTCCTACAATATCCTTGATGACAAACTTGTCTTGTCCGAAACAGTTCATTGTCAAAAAAAGTGTCAATAATATGATTGGTCTATTCATCTTGCGGTTGCGTTAAAATAGTCGAAATGTGTCAACCAATTTTTCTTTTAGATAGATCTGTCTAACCAATGCAATTGCAAGTCCCAATGGACAGTTGCTTTTTGCTCATCGCCCACCGCCAAGTTCTTTAATTTTTGCTTCTATTTGTTTGTTGTAATCTTCTATTTGTGCTTCGTATTGGTTTGTTTCCTCTGAAACCCCTTTGTAAAGCAATTCGTAACTCTTAATTCTAAGTTCGCAATACTCCTTTAAAAGTTTGTTCCTGGTTCTGATTTCAAGAGGCAATTCTAAATCATCAAAACTTTCAATAAGGTTTATGTTTTGGTTCCAGTAATAAATTCCTCTATCCTTAATTCCGTAAAGTATTTTGCCCCTCGGCGTATTTTGTGGCATGTTGTAAACTTCTAACGCCTTTGATTCTATTGAAACGAATTCTTTCATTTTCGCATCGTATGTTCCAATGTTGTTAGGCATTTTCTTGTAAACAACAAAAGAAGAAACAAGTATTAAAATTGTCAACAACCCAATTGTTCCAAATTTCAACTTGTCTTCGCCAGGCTTTTTCAGGCTTGGAATAAAAGCATAACCAATAATGAGCCCGCCAAGCAAACCACCAATGTGCGCTGCGTTGTCAATACCACCCTTAAGTCCATAGATTAAATTATAACCAACAAAAACAGCAATACTTGTAAGTAATGGTTTCCTCGCCGTTTTCTCAATCAAATTTGTTGTCAGCATTGCAAGAAAAACGCCATACATACCAAATATTGCGCCCGAAGCACCTGCGCTAATTGTCAGGTCGTGCCACCATAAACTTGTAATACTTGCCGTAATTCCTGTAAGCAGGTAAGCAGAAATAAATCTTGTTCTGCCTAAAAGTGGTTCTAACAAAACACCGATGTAAAGCAACGCATACATATTCAGTAAAAGGTGGAAAATGCCAACATGCAAAAAACAATTTGTCAACAGTCGCCACCATTGCCCTTCCAATGTTATTGGCCGGAAGTTCGCTCCCCAATTCAATAAACTTTCATTGTCTGGCATCAATATGTTTACACCGCTAATTGTCATTAAAATGAAAACTAGAATGTTCAGGTCTATTAGAATTGGCGTAATGAAAAATCCTTGTGTTGGTTTGAAAATTGAAAAGAAATTTTTGATTTGTTCTGCCGTTGTTGCTGGTGGCAACTTTAATATATCTTCTTCTTGTGAAACAAGCTGTTCTTTTAGTTCTTGATATTTTGAATCAAGTTGTTCTTTCGTTAAGGTCGGTTTTAGTTCTTCAAAACAGGAAATGAATTTAGCAATGTTTTTTTTATTTTTTCCCCAATCCATCATTTCGTT
Proteins encoded in this region:
- a CDS encoding BlaI/MecI/CopY family transcriptional regulator, which gives rise to MKNLSAQEEQLMLAIWQVGEGNVKAFMDLMSEQLPYTTVASTIKNLEKKGYVSARLFGNVYVYKPAISEEEYKRKFMGNVVKDYFSNSYKELVNFFVDQKKLSAQELKDIVKLIESGKKK
- a CDS encoding M56 family metallopeptidase, translating into MPVIIDYILKLSICLAVVHLFYQLLLRRLTFYGWNRWYLLGYSMLSFIIPLIDIMPELQKKELDRNALVQLIPVFGFSSAATDPSFFESLTTWDWVLLIAALGSLILLARFLIMFCSFLRIKRKAQLISDDRTRIYQLDEDMRPFSFGNAIFINTELHSGEELEEIIRHEFVHVKQKHTLDIIWSELLCILLWFNPFVWLLRKSIKQNLEFLADKQVLQNGMDKKEYQYLLLKVMGNKQFAFTNHFNFSSLKNRIAMMNTLRSARVHLAKFLFLLPVVAVLLLAFRKEVLREVKKEAGSATTELPAKATGSLSETIQKELQLALIPKDTTPSKPGQKKYYVVVANAGFSKNIKDPADIVTRMRRSEWDANKEKYEREYGHAPAAKMHLSQDGERDFGFDSVYVMRRSPRTAVSVNPPLYIVDGKELDSKKGLSEIDANTIQSISVLKDNTAEKLYGEKGRNGVVIITTKKEGVMVVDSSNRGNIQLRLKNTDDTLLTPELRLHGAVAGVRITAKNANGTVSPDGNGVVHTESAGVAFERFDGVYLLDGKMMDKAALKNINSEKIKSINVFKNDKAREMEYGEKAKNGVIEIHTNDEKSDKAPQPAKKPDEVVVVGYGVKRPLQEVIVTGYGTRQTKAAPAREGQTLKLIPVEVKGYKKEAEDDKASPSTIKSDKPAALNLKPAKIYKFNLAYTATLKPAKVAVTDTIVFRSR
- a CDS encoding TlpA family protein disulfide reductase, which produces MKYLVFLFIAIISFLPGYSQGLPPYKQYRTIPAVKLLNPDSTGYELKAKLQKNKPVLIMIFSPECDHCKHETEEMLKNIDKYKDIQIVMATPLPLKEMAGFITHYQLQKYPNILVGRDYSYTFPVYYNIKNLPFHAFYNANKQLITAFEGSMSSQAVLKIFGK
- a CDS encoding transposase, yielding MLSLITEYPAFFTATNLEWKALLKPDKYKDIIINSLRFLVTAKRVKIFAFVIMRNHIHLIWQMMPDHSPDAVQRDFLKYTAQRIKKDLERLHPDTLQHFRVDAKDRAYQFWERNALSIELRSHPVFMQKLNYIHQNPVKARICKFPEAYKYSSAGFYETGKDYWGFLTHYHD
- a CDS encoding alpha/beta hydrolase — encoded protein: MKTHFFLASMMLLSYTVATAQSYQLSVVLDSFPSYTPANATIFLAGTMNGWNPNASNYQFQKQAGSYALSVPVKKGAIEFKLTGGSWEQGEAGPGGERAGNRSLQLNSDTVIHIVVKGWQDHFTKSEKMHTASKNVTILDRFYLPQLKRYRTLRIYLPPGYNKNQKRYPVVYLQDGQNIFDAYTSFAGEWDVDGFMDQTALPRAIVVAIDNGGDKRLNEYCPYGVKKIPGAEGDLYASFLGETLKPYIDKHYRTLKSKTNTFIAGSSMGGLISFYTALKYPKLFGNVGVFSPSFWVTDDKIYGDIKKLGPALNAFVYFYVGMQEGDTMPNDLLKAAQGLTAVSKSRVTVVIRSGGHHNEAAWRKEFPLFYQAAVSKKE
- a CDS encoding GNAT family N-acetyltransferase is translated as MQEPNIEWTCKAFADLSTIELYQILQLRAAVFVVEQHCVYQDLDGKDLKGYHLIGWHNGAAVAYTRLLPKDVSYREQSIGRVVTAQTYRALGLGRVLMEQSIEASYRLFGKNPIRIGAQQHLKRFYESLGFQQASDVYEEDGIPHIEMVKS
- the pafA gene encoding alkaline phosphatase PafA; translated protein: MIKKLPLLLLVLLTSFSGSAQHVVKRPKLVVGIVVDQMRWDYLYRYADRYGKGGFNRLLNDGFSCENTFISHLPSFTAVGHTTIFTGSVPAIHGIAGNDWIDEATGKSVYCTDDSTVQGVGSTSKAGKMSPRNNLASTITDELKLATNFRSKVVGVSLKDRASILPAGHTADGAFWFDDESRRFISSTWYMKELPQWTNEFNGKKEPEALAAKPWTTLYPINTYTQSTADDVPWEGKFKGEKTTAFPHDISEPFKTDPDVIRSSPYGNTLTLDFAKAALDGYKLGTGSFTDFLTINCASTDYVGHKYGPNSIEVEDVYLRLDKDLEAFFNYLDQKIGKGKYLVFLTADHGAAHSIGFMQNHKIPADFLQDGKMVTALNELLKKQFGADKLILSGANYQIHFDNKQIAEKKLDYAAIKKTAVSFLQKQHGVQFVADLGNIGSESIPEPIKTMIINGYNYKRSGPIEIIPDPAWFSGKPGGTGTTHGTWSPHDTHIPLLWYGWGIQPGKLTREVHMTDIAPTLAALLHIQRPNGCVGAVIPEVAK
- a CDS encoding rhomboid family intramembrane serine protease, whose product is MAVGFTPKHVEDFPLNDLTQQQFLALANETAAKLSWKVGYISDDGLIAYTDNGMLSWNAEIKIKIEDGISNIQSTSTGNEMMDWGKNKKNIAKFISCFEELKPTLTKEQLDSKYQELKEQLVSQEEDILKLPPATTAEQIKNFFSIFKPTQGFFITPILIDLNILVFILMTISGVNILMPDNESLLNWGANFRPITLEGQWWRLLTNCFLHVGIFHLLLNMYALLYIGVLLEPLLGRTRFISAYLLTGITASITSLWWHDLTISAGASGAIFGMYGVFLAMLTTNLIEKTARKPLLTSIAVFVGYNLIYGLKGGIDNAAHIGGLLGGLIIGYAFIPSLKKPGEDKLKFGTIGLLTILILVSSFVVYKKMPNNIGTYDAKMKEFVSIESKALEVYNMPQNTPRGKILYGIKDRGIYYWNQNINLIESFDDLELPLEIRTRNKLLKEYCELRIKSYELLYKGVSEETNQYEAQIEDYNKQIEAKIKELGGGR
- a CDS encoding replication-associated recombination protein A, encoding MTPLAERLRPMTLDELAGQEHLTGKGSILRKSIETGTVPSMILWGPPGVGKTTIATIIANTVNRPFIALSAISSGVKDIRDAIATATASRGAILFIDEIHRFNKSQQDALLGAVEKGIITLIGATTENPSFEVNSALLSRCQVYVLKALEEKDLIRVLHTAMEQDEKIKAKQVTLKETDALITISGGDARKLLNLFEIVCEAQKAPVVITDERVMEIAQKKIALYDKSGEQHYDIISAFIKSIRGSDPNAAVYWLARMIEGGEDLKFIARRMVISASEDIGMANANALLLANATFDAVTKIGYPEANLILSQCAIYLATSPKSNAACMAIGKALSTVNNTGDLPVPLHIRNAPTRLMKDLNYGKGYQYSHNFENNFSEQEYLPEKIAGTSFYEPGVNAREQELRNYLKKLWKEKYNY